One window from the genome of Lentibacillus daqui encodes:
- a CDS encoding uracil/xanthine transporter — MDGLLKSSNWLSGLQWLFFIFTNIVVIPITVGAAFELPQEKTAGLLQLSFVITGIACIVQGLFGHKRAIMEGNSGLWWGVILTLCSTAVAQGMPLPVLGGSLTVGVIISGILTIIIGITGLGPYLAKLFNPGVMGVFMFLFGVKLIGIFLKGMLGIPFGNDADSATIDLSISLLSIIIAIIVTIISIKASPSVRRYALLIGIIVGWIVYNLTFGQQNTVEQSGSAGIELFPLGKPAFDVGVIITAVIAGLLNTANTFGALKGTDSMYGEETTKGQYRRSFTITGIFTGIAGVLGLVPYAPYVSSIGFLSQTGVTKRLPFILGGFMFFVMGIIPPIGHFFSLLPLSIGSAVLFVSYLQLLNSSWDFFKQVKFNTLNVYRSAIPLFVGIIIMTLPLSYFDSLPDFIRPVISSGLLVGIILALILENVFKWDRIGEVGRVDDSSHVSPKLGNSQ; from the coding sequence ATGGACGGACTATTAAAATCTAGCAATTGGTTATCGGGCTTACAGTGGCTCTTTTTTATTTTTACCAATATTGTTGTCATACCAATTACGGTTGGGGCGGCATTTGAACTCCCACAAGAAAAAACGGCTGGTCTGCTGCAACTATCATTTGTCATAACAGGAATCGCATGTATAGTTCAAGGTTTATTTGGTCATAAACGTGCAATTATGGAAGGGAATTCAGGACTTTGGTGGGGGGTGATTTTGACACTTTGTTCCACCGCAGTTGCCCAAGGAATGCCTTTACCTGTCTTGGGTGGCAGTCTGACAGTTGGTGTAATCATCTCCGGAATTCTGACTATTATCATTGGCATTACAGGACTCGGACCATATCTTGCCAAGTTATTTAACCCGGGTGTTATGGGCGTGTTTATGTTTTTATTCGGTGTAAAATTAATCGGGATATTTTTAAAAGGAATGCTGGGAATCCCATTCGGTAATGATGCGGATTCGGCAACCATTGATTTGTCCATCTCGCTATTATCTATTATTATTGCGATTATTGTAACGATCATCAGTATTAAAGCATCGCCATCTGTTAGACGCTATGCACTACTAATTGGGATCATCGTTGGCTGGATTGTATATAATCTAACATTTGGCCAACAAAATACAGTTGAACAATCAGGGTCAGCCGGAATTGAACTATTCCCGCTCGGAAAGCCTGCATTCGATGTGGGTGTGATCATTACTGCGGTTATCGCCGGGCTATTAAATACCGCTAATACATTTGGAGCACTTAAAGGAACCGACAGCATGTATGGTGAGGAAACAACAAAAGGGCAATATCGCCGCTCGTTTACGATTACCGGTATTTTTACAGGCATTGCTGGTGTGCTTGGACTTGTCCCATACGCTCCATATGTGTCGTCTATCGGGTTCTTGAGCCAAACCGGAGTTACTAAACGATTGCCATTTATTCTCGGTGGTTTCATGTTCTTTGTGATGGGGATTATTCCTCCAATCGGACACTTTTTTTCATTATTGCCATTGAGTATTGGGAGTGCTGTATTATTTGTTTCATATTTGCAGTTGTTAAACTCGTCATGGGATTTTTTCAAACAAGTTAAGTTCAATACACTTAATGTCTACCGCTCAGCAATCCCGCTATTTGTCGGAATTATTATTATGACACTGCCATTATCCTATTTTGACTCCCTGCCAGACTTTATCCGGCCAGTAATTAGCAGTGGACTTCTGGTAGGAATTATCCTGGCCTTGATACTGGAAAATGTATTTAAATGGGATCGCATTGGAGAAGTGGGGCGCGTGGACGATTCTTCCCATGTCTCACCAAAACTTGGTAATAGCCAATAA
- a CDS encoding DUF2877 domain-containing protein: protein MKKNQSIVSVKRLKACMLSSGIYDILEYKVAGKVHSVFATSFNLIFADQLIHIGPMKHGIAPFGIGVDLQRLQRLTRRISQGQVVRWDQNLNSIVFADQSLLLESAKVIHNSLIINQLNQVVLDRNVAFAAQKLFEQEWQTGIVSDHKAIKKIFTNFLFPKVPNVKESTLQPMHDLLRLAGDDHLINADTVFHYWIGRGPGLTPSGDDMITGICAGLHIFNQSDSIFSRKLKHFLVEHGKQKTTKISLEYLFYAAENQFHSHLIYLCKRLVQSDVNKLINAMEIMRQIGHTSGTDTLIGILLGIKAIRWKKTFARTIDVTNNEDH from the coding sequence ATGAAAAAAAATCAATCTATCGTATCTGTAAAGAGATTAAAAGCATGTATGCTAAGTTCCGGAATTTATGATATTCTTGAATACAAAGTGGCGGGAAAGGTTCATAGTGTATTTGCAACAAGTTTTAATTTGATTTTTGCAGACCAATTGATCCATATCGGCCCGATGAAGCATGGCATCGCACCATTTGGTATTGGTGTGGATTTGCAAAGGTTGCAAAGGTTGACTCGTCGTATTAGCCAAGGCCAGGTGGTAAGATGGGATCAAAATCTTAATAGCATTGTTTTCGCGGATCAGAGTCTTTTGCTTGAATCTGCTAAAGTTATTCACAACTCGCTGATCATAAACCAACTTAATCAGGTAGTACTAGATAGAAATGTAGCGTTTGCAGCACAAAAATTATTTGAACAGGAATGGCAAACAGGTATTGTAAGTGACCATAAAGCAATAAAGAAGATATTTACCAATTTTCTATTCCCGAAAGTCCCCAATGTAAAGGAGTCAACGTTACAGCCAATGCATGATTTATTACGGCTTGCCGGTGACGATCATTTAATTAATGCAGATACGGTCTTTCATTATTGGATTGGCAGAGGACCAGGTCTGACTCCAAGCGGAGATGATATGATAACTGGTATATGTGCGGGGCTACACATTTTTAATCAGTCAGATAGTATTTTCAGTCGTAAATTAAAACATTTTTTGGTGGAACATGGAAAACAAAAGACAACAAAGATTAGTCTGGAATACTTGTTTTATGCAGCTGAAAACCAATTCCACTCCCATCTGATTTATTTATGTAAAAGGCTTGTACAATCAGATGTAAATAAGCTTATAAATGCAATGGAAATCATGCGGCAAATAGGTCATACTTCCGGAACAGATACGTTAATTGGTATATTATTAGGAATAAAGGCCATACGTTGGAAAAAAACGTTTGCGAGAACCATTGATGTTACAAACAATGAAGATCATTAG
- a CDS encoding DJ-1/PfpI family protein encodes MAKKILILAGDAVEALEIYYPYFRCLEEGYEPTIAAASKKQLHTVVHDFIGWETYTEKEGYLIEASATFADINPADYDGLIIPGGRAPEHIRLNEHVPGIVSHFFETNKPIAAVCHASMVLTTVKEYLKGREMTAYIACKPEVEAAGGSYVEKPLHTDGNLVSGHAWPDLPGLMKEFVKQVNQANVEV; translated from the coding sequence ATGGCAAAAAAGATTTTGATACTTGCAGGTGATGCAGTAGAGGCATTGGAAATTTACTATCCATATTTCCGTTGTCTGGAGGAAGGGTATGAACCGACAATTGCAGCTGCCAGTAAAAAGCAATTGCATACGGTTGTACATGATTTTATCGGCTGGGAAACATATACCGAAAAAGAAGGCTACCTAATTGAAGCGAGTGCTACCTTTGCAGATATTAATCCAGCAGACTATGATGGACTGATTATACCGGGAGGACGAGCACCAGAACATATCCGATTGAATGAACATGTTCCCGGAATTGTTAGCCACTTTTTTGAAACCAACAAACCGATAGCGGCTGTCTGCCATGCCAGCATGGTTCTAACCACTGTTAAGGAATATCTGAAAGGAAGAGAAATGACAGCCTATATTGCTTGCAAACCGGAAGTTGAAGCGGCTGGTGGCAGTTATGTTGAGAAGCCATTGCATACGGATGGAAACCTTGTCTCCGGTCATGCCTGGCCTGATCTCCCCGGATTGATGAAGGAGTTTGTTAAACAAGTGAATCAGGCGAACGTTGAAGTATAA
- a CDS encoding DUF255 domain-containing protein — translation MTTNREPNRLIAEKSPYLLQHAYNPVNWFAWSDEAFAKAKREGKPIFLSIGYS, via the coding sequence ATGACAACTAACAGAGAGCCCAATAGATTAATCGCAGAAAAGTCACCCTATCTATTACAACATGCGTATAACCCTGTAAATTGGTTTGCGTGGAGTGACGAAGCATTTGCAAAAGCGAAACGAGAAGGTAAACCCATCTTCTTATCTATTGGGTATAGCTAG
- a CDS encoding nucleoside deaminase, which yields MMKIFMERAVQLALENVRDGGQPFGAVLVQNNKVIAEGVNTLHKTFDITGHAELSAIRKVQREQKTNDLSDFIMYASGEPCAMCLTAMYFTGIREIYYCSSLADAVHKGFPQSEVMTDQDLKKLKDSMICMPVTEKIEDPIKLWVEHL from the coding sequence ATGATGAAAATTTTTATGGAAAGAGCTGTCCAATTAGCCTTGGAAAATGTTCGAGATGGTGGACAACCGTTTGGCGCGGTACTTGTGCAAAATAATAAAGTTATTGCAGAAGGTGTGAATACACTGCACAAGACATTTGATATCACGGGTCATGCAGAACTTAGTGCTATCCGTAAAGTACAGCGTGAGCAAAAGACAAACGATCTGTCAGATTTCATCATGTATGCCAGCGGTGAGCCATGTGCGATGTGCCTTACAGCAATGTATTTTACCGGTATTAGAGAGATATATTATTGTTCCTCGCTTGCTGATGCAGTGCATAAAGGGTTCCCGCAATCTGAAGTAATGACTGATCAAGATCTTAAGAAACTAAAGGATTCCATGATTTGTATGCCAGTAACCGAAAAAATAGAAGATCCTATTAAGCTTTGGGTTGAACATTTGTAG
- a CDS encoding thioredoxin domain-containing protein has protein sequence MAHESFEDEEVARLLNDHYIAIKVDREERPDVDAVYMKVCQMMTGQGGWPLTIFMTPDKIPFYAGTYFPKKSKHGMPGLTDALTQLYKKYTSDPNHIHEVIKSVTDALAQTVATKSNNRLTLNSVKEAVNQLGKLFDPEYGGFGSAPKFPAPQNLLFLLRKYHFDDDTTALEMVEKTLHAMADGGIYDHVGFGFARYSTDRAWLVPHFEKMLYDNALLLMAFTECYQITDDPFYRQVAEQIITFVMREMTSSEGAFYSAIDADSEGEEGKYYVWDYEEVFEILGEELGDLYATIYNLTPYGNFEGKNIPNLIHTNSSSFADEFGLTPTTLQEELEKARKALLQSREKRVYPHVDDKILTSWNALMIAALAKAGKVFKQEKYLAAAEKALRFIESNLFRDNRLMARYRDEEVRYLAYIDDYAFLLWAYLEQYDATFSLDALKKAKALANEMIDLFWDHKNGGFFFNGHDSEELISREKEIYDGALPSGNSVAAVMLVRLASLTGEMEYQEKTEEMYAIFFNDINHYALGSTFFLQSLLLTEQPTKEVVVVGKGNDPARQELLTELHGQFLPDISVLVGESAEELSSVAPFAAAYKKIDNQTTIYVCENFACQQPTTDIEKALKMIYGRG, from the coding sequence ATGGCGCACGAATCCTTTGAAGATGAGGAAGTTGCCCGCTTATTAAACGACCATTATATTGCCATCAAAGTTGACCGGGAAGAGCGCCCGGATGTGGATGCCGTTTATATGAAAGTATGCCAAATGATGACGGGACAAGGTGGCTGGCCGCTTACGATTTTTATGACACCGGACAAAATCCCATTCTACGCTGGAACCTATTTTCCAAAAAAAAGTAAACATGGGATGCCCGGACTAACGGACGCACTCACCCAGCTTTATAAAAAATATACAAGTGATCCTAACCATATCCATGAGGTAATCAAAAGCGTAACAGATGCATTAGCACAAACTGTCGCAACCAAAAGCAACAATCGGCTGACATTGAATAGTGTCAAGGAAGCGGTCAATCAACTTGGTAAGCTTTTTGATCCGGAGTACGGCGGATTTGGTTCGGCACCGAAATTTCCCGCTCCACAGAACTTATTATTTCTATTAAGAAAATATCACTTCGATGATGACACCACTGCCTTGGAAATGGTGGAGAAAACATTACACGCCATGGCAGACGGGGGAATTTACGACCATGTTGGGTTTGGTTTTGCCCGTTATTCGACCGACAGAGCTTGGCTGGTTCCCCATTTTGAAAAGATGTTGTATGATAATGCTTTATTATTAATGGCTTTTACCGAATGCTATCAGATTACGGATGACCCTTTTTATAGGCAGGTAGCTGAGCAAATCATTACGTTTGTTATGCGGGAAATGACCAGTTCTGAGGGGGCATTCTATTCGGCAATCGACGCTGATTCGGAGGGTGAAGAAGGAAAATATTATGTGTGGGATTATGAAGAAGTATTCGAAATCCTTGGTGAAGAACTGGGTGATTTATATGCGACCATCTACAATTTGACACCGTATGGAAATTTTGAAGGAAAAAATATTCCAAATCTAATTCATACTAATAGTTCCAGTTTTGCTGATGAATTTGGACTAACCCCAACGACTTTACAAGAAGAATTGGAAAAGGCACGGAAAGCATTATTACAATCCCGGGAAAAACGAGTTTACCCACATGTTGACGATAAAATTTTAACATCATGGAATGCACTCATGATTGCTGCCTTGGCGAAAGCGGGAAAGGTTTTCAAGCAGGAAAAGTACCTTGCTGCTGCAGAAAAAGCATTACGTTTTATCGAGTCCAATCTTTTTCGTGATAATCGTTTAATGGCACGCTATCGGGATGAAGAAGTAAGATATCTTGCCTACATTGATGATTACGCCTTTTTGCTATGGGCTTACTTGGAGCAGTATGATGCAACATTTTCATTGGATGCCTTGAAAAAAGCCAAAGCGCTTGCCAATGAAATGATTGACCTATTTTGGGACCATAAAAATGGTGGTTTTTTCTTTAACGGTCATGACAGTGAAGAACTAATTTCGAGGGAAAAGGAAATTTACGATGGAGCACTCCCATCAGGCAATAGTGTCGCAGCAGTCATGCTTGTTCGTTTAGCATCCTTAACCGGAGAAATGGAATATCAAGAAAAGACAGAGGAAATGTATGCTATCTTTTTTAACGATATCAACCATTATGCACTAGGTAGTACCTTTTTCTTGCAAAGTCTTCTGTTAACGGAACAACCAACAAAAGAAGTAGTTGTGGTTGGTAAAGGGAATGATCCAGCTAGGCAGGAACTGTTAACTGAGCTGCATGGCCAGTTTTTACCGGATATCAGTGTACTTGTCGGTGAATCCGCAGAAGAGTTATCTTCCGTTGCTCCATTTGCCGCTGCGTATAAAAAAATTGATAATCAGACAACAATTTATGTATGTGAAAATTTCGCCTGTCAACAGCCAACAACAGACATCGAAAAAGCCCTAAAGATGATATATGGACGGGGGTAG
- a CDS encoding PucR family transcriptional regulator: protein MKALNDLFILEGMKDSTVLAGHRGLTRHVQFVNISDTPDVIQFLDKNHLLLTTAYPFKDNPQKLCELIKQMHALNCSGMVMKVKRFLKELPDEVKLLADNLSFPLIDLPLQYTLGDVSRHILNFLNNHEAEQLYYALHIQREFSDMMFREYNLQALIGQLGHFLERPVILLNHRGDFISHSYDFQKDSMKIAEKEIIQTVKQDIDNIREGATFTTSVLAEQSVTSFPVQTKRKYPSMLIIIDYTTLPYPSSQIAIEQAGNVLSFTMIKEQAINENSRLLKNNFFADLIEEKIQSEKEIISRANYYGLKTDMESICIVCAIDTEGENYETLRPNKKNIAELHNSIYDQLEDELMNANLNATIFTRGKFFVMLLQFPEYTESVMNRIKDFIEVARDNIQEEFSISFGISNQIQRLNDIPVAYQEAVEAIKNGYLLKKKGFINFYKTKEVKELLNIIPRKDLQALYENTFKMLAYPNTKDDQELVKTIEVYLDCQCEISETSRKLFVHRNTVKYRIKKAEELLNCSFQDPDDSLRIRVSLIIGTILKEDK from the coding sequence ATGAAAGCGCTTAATGACCTGTTTATTTTGGAAGGGATGAAAGATAGCACCGTTTTGGCGGGACATCGGGGGCTTACCAGGCATGTGCAGTTTGTTAATATTTCCGATACTCCTGACGTTATTCAATTTTTGGACAAAAATCACTTGCTGCTGACAACCGCGTATCCGTTTAAAGATAACCCTCAAAAATTGTGTGAGTTAATTAAACAAATGCACGCCCTAAATTGTTCTGGTATGGTAATGAAAGTTAAACGATTTTTAAAGGAACTGCCTGATGAAGTAAAACTCTTGGCTGATAATCTATCATTCCCTCTTATTGATTTGCCGTTGCAATATACACTTGGTGATGTTTCACGACATATATTAAACTTTTTAAACAATCATGAAGCAGAACAACTTTACTATGCACTTCATATTCAAAGAGAATTTTCCGACATGATGTTTAGAGAATATAATCTGCAGGCACTAATTGGCCAGCTTGGACATTTTTTGGAACGTCCGGTTATTTTATTAAACCACCGAGGCGATTTCATATCCCACAGCTATGATTTTCAAAAGGATTCGATGAAGATCGCCGAAAAAGAAATTATTCAGACTGTTAAACAGGATATTGATAATATACGTGAAGGGGCTACATTTACAACCTCTGTTTTGGCAGAGCAATCTGTAACTTCTTTTCCGGTACAAACAAAACGGAAATACCCAAGCATGCTGATCATTATTGATTATACGACACTACCTTATCCATCTTCACAAATAGCAATCGAACAAGCAGGTAACGTTCTTTCGTTTACGATGATCAAGGAACAGGCAATAAATGAGAATTCCCGATTATTAAAAAACAATTTTTTTGCCGACTTGATTGAAGAGAAAATTCAGTCAGAGAAAGAAATTATTAGCAGAGCCAACTATTATGGGTTAAAAACTGACATGGAAAGTATTTGCATTGTATGTGCAATTGATACGGAAGGAGAAAATTACGAAACATTGCGCCCTAATAAAAAAAACATTGCAGAACTCCATAACAGCATCTATGATCAGCTGGAGGATGAATTAATGAACGCCAACTTAAACGCAACTATTTTTACCAGAGGGAAATTCTTTGTTATGTTGCTTCAATTTCCCGAATACACGGAGTCCGTAATGAATAGAATCAAAGATTTCATCGAGGTTGCCCGGGACAACATACAAGAGGAATTCTCCATTTCATTCGGGATCAGCAATCAAATCCAGCGACTAAATGACATTCCTGTAGCCTATCAAGAAGCTGTTGAAGCCATTAAAAATGGATATTTGTTAAAAAAGAAAGGATTTATCAATTTTTACAAAACCAAAGAGGTAAAAGAGTTATTAAACATCATTCCTCGCAAAGATTTACAAGCACTTTATGAGAACACGTTTAAAATGCTTGCATATCCAAATACAAAAGACGACCAGGAGCTGGTAAAGACAATAGAGGTTTACTTGGATTGCCAATGTGAAATATCAGAGACATCCCGAAAACTATTTGTTCACCGTAACACGGTAAAATACCGGATTAAAAAAGCTGAGGAACTCCTTAATTGTTCTTTCCAGGATCCGGATGACTCCTTGCGTATACGTGTTTCTTTAATCATCGGAACCATTCTTAAAGAAGATAAATAA